One part of the Xylanimonas allomyrinae genome encodes these proteins:
- the efp gene encoding elongation factor P — MATSNDIKNGTVLRIDGQLWTIIEFQHVKPGKGGAFVRTKMKNVLSGKVVDKTFNAGIKVETANVDRRDFQYLYMDGSDFVFMDNDTYDQIHIQAETVGDAKDYMLEGMSVMVASNEGTPLYVELPASVVLEITYTEPGLQGDRSTGGTKPATLETGKEIQVPLFLEQGTKVKVDTRDGSYLGRVND, encoded by the coding sequence GTGGCTACCTCCAACGACATCAAGAACGGCACCGTGCTCCGCATCGACGGCCAGCTCTGGACGATCATCGAGTTCCAGCACGTCAAGCCGGGCAAGGGTGGCGCGTTCGTCCGCACCAAGATGAAGAACGTCCTGTCGGGCAAGGTCGTCGACAAGACCTTCAACGCGGGCATCAAGGTCGAGACGGCCAACGTCGACCGCCGTGACTTCCAGTACCTGTACATGGACGGATCTGACTTCGTCTTCATGGACAACGACACCTACGACCAGATCCACATCCAGGCCGAGACGGTCGGCGACGCCAAGGACTACATGCTCGAGGGCATGAGCGTCATGGTCGCCTCGAACGAGGGCACGCCGCTGTACGTCGAGCTGCCGGCCTCGGTCGTCCTGGAGATCACCTACACCGAGCCCGGGCTGCAGGGCGACCGCTCGACGGGCGGCACCAAGCCGGCCACGCTCGAGACGGGCAAGGAGATCCAGGTCCCGCTGTTCCTGGAGCAGGGCACCAAGGTCAAGGTCGACACGCGCGACGGGTCGTACCTGGGCCGCGTGAACGACTGA
- a CDS encoding alpha-hydroxy-acid oxidizing protein, translated as MTLRDVGHSVQSDIYRDGVYGSRPVVPVAPAALEAAARRRMSARGWAYVAGGAGAERTVAANAAAFTRHRIVPRIMADVGERSLRTTLLGRDLPAPLLLAPVGALELAVRGGPGRAEPLVARAARELGVPVVISSQASTPMEATAAELGGSPRWFQLYWSNDDDVAASLVARAEAAGAGAVVVTLDTPVLGWRPRDLDLGSLPFARGEGIAQYTSDPAFRRLASTRRSTPARRRPTLAAVRALAAMRRRGATRADVETFLDVFSRPTLTWRDLAWLRERTRLPILVKGVQHPDDARRALDAGADGVVVSNHGGRQADNAIASLDALPGVVSAVRATAPTAPVLFDSGVRTGADVFVALALGADAVLLGRPWVYGLALAGEAGVRAVVRHVLAELDLTMALAGVRGVAEIAAGHLAPRDGAAPRTPV; from the coding sequence GTGACACTCCGCGACGTGGGCCACTCGGTGCAGAGCGACATCTACCGCGACGGGGTGTACGGCTCGCGACCCGTCGTCCCCGTCGCGCCGGCCGCGCTCGAGGCGGCCGCGCGGCGGCGCATGAGCGCCCGCGGCTGGGCCTACGTCGCGGGTGGCGCCGGTGCCGAGCGCACCGTCGCAGCCAACGCCGCCGCGTTCACCCGGCACCGCATCGTGCCCCGGATCATGGCCGACGTCGGTGAACGGTCCCTGCGTACGACGCTGCTGGGCCGCGACCTGCCCGCACCGCTCCTGCTCGCGCCCGTCGGGGCGCTCGAGCTGGCCGTGCGCGGCGGACCGGGCCGCGCCGAGCCGCTCGTCGCGCGTGCCGCCCGCGAGCTCGGCGTCCCGGTCGTCATCTCCTCCCAGGCGTCCACGCCCATGGAGGCCACCGCCGCCGAGCTCGGCGGGTCCCCGCGCTGGTTCCAGCTCTACTGGTCGAACGACGACGACGTCGCCGCCTCGCTCGTCGCGCGCGCCGAGGCCGCCGGGGCCGGGGCCGTGGTCGTCACGCTCGACACGCCCGTGCTCGGCTGGCGGCCGCGCGACCTCGACCTCGGCTCGCTGCCGTTCGCGCGCGGCGAGGGCATCGCGCAGTACACCAGCGACCCGGCGTTCCGTCGGCTGGCGTCGACGCGCCGCAGCACACCCGCACGACGGCGCCCCACCCTCGCGGCCGTGCGCGCCCTGGCCGCCATGCGCCGTCGCGGCGCCACCCGCGCCGACGTCGAGACCTTCCTCGACGTCTTCTCGCGCCCCACCCTCACCTGGCGCGACCTCGCCTGGCTGCGCGAGCGCACCAGACTGCCGATCTTGGTCAAAGGCGTCCAGCACCCCGACGACGCCCGCCGTGCCCTGGACGCGGGTGCCGACGGCGTCGTCGTGTCCAACCACGGAGGCCGCCAGGCCGACAACGCGATCGCCTCGCTCGACGCGCTGCCCGGGGTCGTGTCCGCCGTGCGCGCCACCGCCCCCACCGCTCCGGTCCTGTTCGACTCGGGCGTGCGCACCGGAGCGGACGTCTTCGTCGCGCTCGCCCTCGGCGCCGACGCCGTCCTGCTCGGCCGCCCGTGGGTCTACGGGCTCGCCCTGGCCGGCGAGGCAGGCGTGCGCGCCGTCGTCCGCCACGTGCTCGCCGAGCTCGACCTGACGATGGCGCTGGCCGGGGTCCGGGGCGTCGCCGAGATCGCAGCGGGTCACCTCGCGCCACGGGACGGGGCCGCGCCGCGGACGCCGGTGTGA
- a CDS encoding HAD-IA family hydrolase — protein sequence MRYSAYIWDLGGTLLDNYAGSSRAFVRTLAAHGIEATYDDVHRALRVSTAHAVATLVPGVPGFLAEYKRAEAVELATPMLFDGAREVLEAVVAAGGANFLVSHRDRQVLTLLERTGIAHLFTEVLTADSGFPRKPDPASIRYLVDTYGLTDCVVVGDRPLDVEAARAAGVDAVFFADGETCPRATRSISRLRDLLD from the coding sequence ATGCGGTACAGCGCGTACATCTGGGACCTCGGCGGCACGCTGCTCGACAACTACGCCGGCTCCTCCCGCGCGTTCGTGCGCACGCTCGCCGCGCACGGCATCGAGGCCACGTACGACGACGTCCACCGCGCGCTGCGCGTCTCGACGGCGCACGCGGTGGCGACCCTGGTGCCGGGCGTGCCCGGGTTCCTCGCCGAGTACAAGCGCGCCGAAGCGGTCGAGCTGGCGACGCCGATGCTGTTCGACGGCGCGCGGGAGGTCCTGGAGGCCGTGGTCGCGGCCGGGGGCGCGAACTTCCTGGTCTCCCACCGTGACCGCCAGGTGCTCACCCTCCTGGAGCGCACCGGGATCGCGCACCTGTTCACCGAGGTGCTCACCGCGGACAGCGGGTTCCCGCGCAAGCCGGACCCGGCGTCGATCCGCTACCTCGTCGACACGTACGGGCTGACCGACTGCGTCGTGGTGGGCGACCGCCCGCTGGACGTCGAGGCGGCACGCGCGGCGGGGGTCGACGCGGTGTTCTTCGCCGACGGCGAGACGTGCCCTCGCGCGACCCGCAGCATCTCCCGGCTGCGCGACCTCTTGGACTGA
- a CDS encoding shikimate dehydrogenase, producing the protein MPNVTRRAAVLGHPIAHSLSPVLHTAAYDALGLEGWQYSALDTTSETLRDVVGDLDLGWAGLSLTMPLKQAVIPMLDDIDPVAAATGAVNTVVVRPSSCGIALGGYNTDVHGLVHALREGLAGRAVERAVVLGAGATAASAVAALLQLGCVAPRVLARSIARTATLHEAAQRLGASPRFEVLDAVAALGALRQADVVISTLPAHAADPVAATLRGRAGTVAGVLLDVVYDPRPTALARAWGELGGVVVGGERMLLHQAAEQVRLMTGRNAPLAAMDATLSEALGYRPGPVS; encoded by the coding sequence ATGCCCAACGTCACCCGCCGAGCCGCAGTGCTCGGCCACCCCATCGCGCACTCGCTCTCGCCCGTGCTGCACACCGCCGCGTACGACGCGCTGGGCCTGGAGGGCTGGCAGTACTCCGCGCTCGACACGACGTCGGAGACGCTGCGCGACGTCGTCGGTGACCTCGACCTGGGCTGGGCTGGCCTGAGCCTGACCATGCCGCTCAAGCAGGCGGTCATCCCGATGCTCGACGACATCGACCCTGTCGCCGCAGCGACCGGGGCGGTCAACACCGTCGTCGTGCGACCGTCGTCGTGCGGGATCGCGCTGGGCGGCTACAACACCGACGTGCACGGCCTCGTTCATGCGCTGCGCGAGGGCCTGGCGGGCCGTGCGGTGGAGCGGGCCGTGGTGCTCGGGGCGGGAGCGACGGCGGCCTCGGCCGTGGCAGCGTTGCTGCAGCTCGGGTGCGTGGCGCCCCGCGTCCTGGCTCGGTCGATCGCGCGGACCGCGACGCTGCACGAGGCCGCACAGCGGCTGGGCGCGTCCCCGCGGTTCGAGGTGCTCGACGCCGTCGCCGCCCTCGGTGCGCTGCGGCAGGCCGACGTCGTCATCTCGACGCTTCCGGCGCACGCTGCGGACCCTGTCGCGGCGACGCTGCGCGGGCGTGCCGGGACGGTCGCAGGGGTGCTGCTCGACGTGGTCTACGACCCGCGCCCGACGGCGCTCGCGCGAGCGTGGGGCGAGCTGGGCGGTGTCGTGGTCGGCGGTGAGCGGATGCTGCTGCACCAGGCCGCCGAGCAGGTGCGGCTGATGACGGGGCGCAACGCACCGCTCGCGGCGATGGACGCCACGCTGAGCGAGGCGCTGGGGTACCGGCCGGGCCCCGTGTCCTGA
- the nusB gene encoding transcription antitermination factor NusB, translating into MGARTKARKRAADILFEAEQRGIDAVTLLRERVERPLTEAPVPQYAADVVEGVATHRGRIDELLETYSNGWTLERMPAVDRALLRIGTWEILFNDDVPDAVAIDEAVDLASELSTDDSPSFVNGLLGRLVEIKPTLLA; encoded by the coding sequence ATGGGTGCACGCACCAAGGCGCGCAAGCGCGCCGCCGACATCCTCTTCGAGGCAGAGCAGCGCGGGATCGACGCCGTGACGCTGCTGCGTGAACGCGTGGAACGCCCGCTCACCGAGGCGCCCGTCCCGCAGTACGCCGCCGACGTCGTCGAGGGTGTGGCGACCCACCGCGGCCGCATCGACGAGCTCCTGGAGACCTACTCCAACGGGTGGACGCTCGAGCGCATGCCCGCGGTCGACCGTGCGCTGCTGCGCATCGGCACCTGGGAGATCCTGTTCAACGACGACGTGCCCGACGCCGTCGCGATCGACGAGGCCGTGGACCTGGCCTCCGAGCTGTCGACGGACGACTCGCCGTCGTTCGTCAACGGGCTGCTGGGCAGGCTCGTGGAGATCAAGCCGACCCTGCTCGCCTGA
- a CDS encoding alpha/beta hydrolase codes for MTANGVGADALAWRTDDLLGAPFERASLGPATLVRLPSSPAEVAAARAVVLHVHGYNDYFFQAHLARELAAAGYLFHAVDLRAAGRSLRPGELPHYVTDLREQATDIAAAAAVLRTAFPHLPLVVHAHSTGGLTASLWAHAHRHATGTAAGPDALVLNSPFLDLPGSALARAVGTPVLDRLALVRPQTTLSHGPSWYATALLRANGGAWDFDTALKRPQGVPARAGWLRAVRRAQARVASGLAIGCPVLFAASTASSHDGPDNPLVGSTDTVLDADQITALAPRLGRDVTVLRIAGGVHDLSLSADGPRRAYLDGMLDWLAAHLSAHPGAGTGAGTGAGSRTATEERPA; via the coding sequence GTGACCGCGAACGGCGTGGGGGCGGATGCCCTGGCCTGGCGCACCGATGACCTGCTCGGTGCGCCGTTCGAGCGGGCGTCCCTGGGACCGGCGACGCTCGTGCGGCTGCCGTCCTCGCCCGCCGAGGTCGCCGCGGCGCGCGCGGTGGTGCTGCACGTGCACGGGTACAACGACTACTTCTTCCAGGCCCACCTGGCGCGGGAGCTCGCCGCGGCCGGGTACCTCTTCCACGCGGTCGACCTGCGCGCCGCCGGGCGCTCGTTGCGCCCGGGCGAGCTGCCGCACTACGTGACCGACCTGCGCGAGCAGGCGACCGACATCGCGGCGGCCGCCGCGGTGCTGCGCACCGCGTTCCCGCACCTGCCGCTCGTCGTGCACGCGCACTCCACCGGCGGGCTCACCGCGTCGCTGTGGGCGCACGCGCACCGGCACGCGACGGGGACGGCGGCCGGACCCGACGCGCTCGTGCTCAACTCGCCGTTCCTCGACCTGCCGGGCTCGGCGCTGGCGCGCGCGGTCGGCACGCCCGTGCTGGACCGCCTGGCGCTCGTGCGGCCGCAGACGACGCTGTCCCACGGCCCGTCCTGGTACGCGACGGCACTGCTGCGCGCGAACGGCGGGGCGTGGGACTTCGACACCGCGCTCAAGCGCCCGCAGGGCGTGCCCGCGCGGGCGGGCTGGCTGCGGGCCGTGCGGCGGGCGCAGGCGCGGGTCGCGAGCGGGCTGGCGATCGGGTGCCCCGTGCTGTTCGCCGCGTCGACGGCCTCCAGCCACGACGGGCCGGACAACCCGCTCGTCGGCTCGACCGACACCGTGCTCGACGCCGACCAGATCACGGCGCTCGCCCCGCGCCTGGGCCGCGACGTGACCGTGCTGCGCATCGCAGGCGGCGTCCACGACCTGTCGTTGTCGGCGGACGGGCCACGGCGCGCCTACCTCGACGGCATGCTCGACTGGCTTGCGGCGCACCTGTCGGCGCACCCGGGGGCGGGCACGGGGGCGGGCACGGGGGCGGGCAGCCGGACGGCGACCGAGGAGCGTCCCGCATGA
- a CDS encoding shikimate kinase — translation MSARPLAVLVGPPGSGKTTVGTHLARGAGVAFRDTDQDVEAVAGKPITEIFVDDGEPAFRALESAAVATALAEHEGVLALGGGAVLDPATQDLLADYAARGGVVVFLDVTLAHAAPRVGFNQSRPLLLGNPRARWAALMEERRPVYERVSTLHVLTDGREPEAVAETVRESIDKELPA, via the coding sequence GTGAGCGCGCGGCCTCTGGCCGTCCTGGTCGGGCCGCCGGGCAGCGGCAAGACGACGGTCGGCACGCACCTGGCGCGCGGGGCGGGCGTCGCCTTCCGCGACACCGACCAGGACGTCGAGGCCGTCGCGGGCAAGCCGATCACCGAGATCTTCGTCGACGACGGCGAGCCGGCGTTCCGTGCGCTGGAGAGCGCCGCCGTCGCGACGGCGCTCGCCGAGCACGAGGGTGTCCTGGCCCTGGGCGGCGGGGCCGTGCTCGACCCGGCGACGCAGGACCTGCTGGCCGACTACGCGGCGCGCGGCGGCGTCGTCGTCTTCCTGGACGTGACCCTCGCGCACGCCGCGCCGCGCGTCGGCTTCAACCAGTCCCGGCCGCTGCTGCTCGGCAACCCGCGTGCGCGGTGGGCCGCGCTCATGGAGGAGCGGCGACCGGTCTACGAACGGGTGTCGACGCTGCACGTCCTGACGGACGGACGCGAGCCCGAGGCCGTCGCGGAGACCGTCCGCGAGTCCATCGACAAGGAGCTGCCCGCATGA
- a CDS encoding type II 3-dehydroquinate dehydratase, with protein MTRVLVLNGPNLGRLGVREPEIYGADTFADLVAAASAWGSELGLEVDARQTDDESQIVAWLHEAVDTRAHVVLNPAAFTHYSYALRDAAAQITAAGLALVEVHLSNPHTRESFRHYSVVSGVATGTIAGFGFQSYRLALAAIAARPA; from the coding sequence GTGACCCGCGTGCTCGTCCTCAACGGACCCAACCTCGGCCGGCTCGGTGTGCGCGAGCCCGAGATCTACGGCGCCGACACCTTCGCCGACCTCGTCGCGGCGGCGTCGGCCTGGGGGAGCGAGCTCGGGCTGGAGGTCGACGCCCGGCAGACCGACGACGAGTCGCAGATCGTCGCCTGGCTCCACGAGGCCGTCGACACCCGAGCCCACGTGGTGCTCAACCCGGCGGCGTTCACGCACTACAGCTACGCGCTGCGCGACGCCGCCGCCCAGATCACCGCGGCCGGCCTGGCACTGGTCGAGGTGCACCTGTCGAACCCGCACACACGCGAGTCGTTCCGGCACTACTCCGTGGTCTCGGGCGTCGCGACGGGCACGATCGCGGGCTTCGGGTTCCAGTCGTACCGGCTGGCGCTCGCGGCGATCGCGGCCCGGCCGGCCTGA
- the pyrR gene encoding bifunctional pyr operon transcriptional regulator/uracil phosphoribosyltransferase PyrR, translated as MSSGLPSVTTVLGAEDVQRALTRIAHEVVERSRGAADVVLLGVPTRGVPLAHRLAERLASIDPAFDPTAALGELDVTMYRDDLRRNPTRAVGVTRLPAVGIDDKIVVLVDDVLFSGRTIRAALDAISDLGRPRAVRLAALVDRGHRELPIRPDFVGKNLPTSTSERVLVRLAEIDGEPDAVLISGRDPKGDAR; from the coding sequence GTGAGTTCCGGCCTGCCATCGGTCACCACAGTCCTCGGCGCCGAGGACGTCCAGCGGGCGCTGACCCGCATCGCCCACGAGGTCGTCGAACGGTCCCGCGGGGCCGCCGACGTCGTCCTGCTGGGCGTTCCCACGCGGGGTGTGCCGCTCGCGCACCGTCTCGCCGAACGGCTGGCGTCGATCGACCCCGCGTTCGACCCCACCGCCGCCCTGGGCGAGCTCGACGTGACGATGTACCGCGACGACCTGCGCCGCAACCCGACCCGCGCCGTCGGCGTGACCCGGCTGCCCGCGGTCGGCATCGACGACAAGATCGTGGTCCTGGTCGACGACGTCCTCTTCTCGGGCCGCACGATCCGCGCCGCGCTCGACGCCATCAGCGACCTGGGCCGCCCGCGTGCGGTGCGCCTGGCGGCCCTCGTGGACCGCGGGCACCGCGAGCTGCCCATCCGCCCCGACTTCGTGGGCAAGAACCTGCCGACCTCGACGAGCGAGCGCGTGCTGGTGCGGCTGGCGGAGATCGACGGCGAGCCCGACGCCGTCCTCATCAGCGGGCGCGACCCGAAGGGGGACGCGCGATGA
- a CDS encoding MFS transporter, translating to MSTPTPASGSSPAAKNPAVPARPVTGLELQTGGPVAPRKVWSWAAFDWAMQPFNTVIQTFVFTAMYLVSETFADPVVLAEQGKVAALAQLSSGLGLATTIGGIAIALVAPVLGQWADTTGRRKTWLFWSTLALLGSMAALWFVQASPDFFWLGAGLVALGVVLNQISETNYNAMIVSVATPTTIGRVSGLGWGLGYSGGVAALILIAVGDLTGLASLDAPNGMTFRWIAVAGVVWGVVFGWPLFRYVPEVVVETRPRLGVVQAYVELLHTVRTLFRTSRTTFWFMVSSAVFRDGLSGVFTFGAIIASAAFGFSGLEVLIFGIAANLVAGISTIVVGRVDDRLGARRVIIGALSVLIVAGLLIVALHPLGPVVFWVGGLLLCCTVGPAQSASRSYLARQIPAGHESEMFALYATTGKAASFMAPAMWTLFVTITGRTIWGTLGILLVILVGLVLFLTLRGDQSDAR from the coding sequence ATGAGCACACCCACGCCCGCGAGCGGGTCGTCGCCGGCCGCCAAGAACCCCGCCGTGCCGGCCAGGCCGGTCACCGGGCTGGAGCTCCAGACCGGCGGCCCCGTCGCGCCGCGCAAGGTGTGGTCCTGGGCCGCCTTCGACTGGGCCATGCAGCCGTTCAACACCGTCATCCAGACGTTCGTGTTCACGGCCATGTACCTGGTCTCGGAGACGTTCGCCGATCCCGTCGTCCTGGCGGAGCAGGGCAAGGTCGCGGCGCTCGCGCAGCTCTCGTCGGGGCTGGGGCTCGCCACGACGATCGGCGGGATCGCCATCGCGCTCGTGGCACCCGTGCTCGGGCAGTGGGCGGACACGACGGGCCGCCGCAAGACGTGGCTGTTCTGGTCCACCCTGGCGCTGCTGGGGTCGATGGCGGCGCTGTGGTTCGTCCAGGCGAGCCCGGACTTCTTCTGGCTGGGCGCGGGCCTCGTCGCCCTGGGGGTGGTGCTCAACCAGATCTCCGAGACCAACTACAACGCGATGATCGTGTCGGTGGCCACGCCCACGACGATCGGCCGGGTGTCGGGCCTCGGCTGGGGTCTGGGCTACTCGGGCGGTGTCGCCGCGCTCATCCTCATCGCCGTCGGCGACCTGACCGGCCTGGCGTCGCTCGACGCCCCGAACGGCATGACCTTCCGCTGGATCGCGGTCGCGGGAGTCGTGTGGGGCGTCGTGTTCGGGTGGCCGCTGTTCCGGTACGTGCCGGAGGTCGTCGTCGAGACGCGCCCGCGCCTCGGCGTCGTCCAGGCCTACGTCGAGCTGCTGCACACCGTCCGCACCCTGTTCCGGACGTCGCGCACCACGTTCTGGTTCATGGTGTCCTCGGCGGTGTTCCGCGACGGGCTGAGCGGCGTGTTCACCTTCGGGGCGATCATCGCCTCGGCGGCGTTCGGGTTCTCGGGCCTCGAAGTGCTGATCTTCGGCATCGCGGCGAATCTCGTGGCCGGCATCTCGACGATCGTCGTGGGCCGTGTCGACGACCGCCTGGGTGCCCGCCGCGTCATCATCGGCGCGCTGTCGGTCCTCATCGTGGCCGGGCTGCTGATCGTGGCGCTGCACCCGCTGGGCCCGGTCGTGTTCTGGGTGGGCGGCCTGCTGCTGTGCTGCACCGTCGGCCCGGCGCAGTCCGCGTCGCGCTCCTACCTGGCCCGCCAGATCCCGGCCGGCCACGAGTCGGAGATGTTCGCGCTGTACGCGACCACGGGCAAGGCGGCGTCGTTCATGGCCCCGGCCATGTGGACGCTGTTCGTCACGATCACCGGCCGCACCATCTGGGGCACGCTCGGCATCCTCCTGGTGATCCTCGTCGGCCTGGTGCTGTTCCTGACGCTGCGCGGCGACCAGTCGGACGCGCGCTGA
- a CDS encoding glycerophosphodiester phosphodiesterase family protein — protein sequence MTHPYFDTAQPDGRRRIAALAHRGFARPGGVDNGLENSMAAFAAAVALGFRYVETDAHGTSDGVAVALHDVSLDRTTDAHGLVADLPWSQVRQARIGGVEPVPALEDVLGTWPTLRVNIDVKAASGIVPVADAVERTAAHERVCITSFSTRRRKATLARLSRPVATSAGTSEVAGFLAGARLRVPALVRASLRGVGALQVPEAHKVGPLRLPVVDARTVAAAHAAGRQVHVWTVNDAEQMRHLLDLGVDGIVTDRADLLKDVLEARGAW from the coding sequence ATGACCCACCCGTACTTCGACACGGCGCAGCCCGACGGCCGCCGCCGGATCGCCGCGCTCGCGCACCGCGGCTTCGCCCGGCCCGGCGGCGTCGACAACGGCCTGGAGAACTCGATGGCCGCCTTCGCCGCGGCCGTCGCGCTCGGGTTCCGCTACGTGGAGACCGACGCGCACGGGACGTCCGACGGCGTCGCCGTCGCCCTGCACGACGTGTCGCTCGACCGCACCACCGACGCGCACGGGCTCGTGGCCGACCTGCCGTGGTCGCAGGTGCGGCAGGCGAGGATCGGCGGCGTCGAACCCGTGCCGGCCCTGGAGGACGTGCTGGGCACGTGGCCCACGCTGCGCGTCAACATCGACGTCAAGGCCGCCTCCGGGATCGTCCCCGTCGCCGACGCCGTGGAACGCACCGCCGCGCACGAACGTGTGTGCATCACGTCGTTCTCCACGCGCCGCCGCAAGGCCACGCTCGCCCGGCTGTCGCGGCCGGTGGCCACGAGCGCCGGCACGAGCGAGGTGGCGGGCTTCCTCGCCGGGGCACGCCTGCGTGTCCCGGCCCTGGTCCGGGCCTCGCTGCGGGGCGTCGGCGCCCTGCAGGTGCCCGAAGCGCACAAGGTCGGACCGCTGCGGCTGCCCGTGGTCGACGCCCGCACCGTCGCCGCCGCGCACGCCGCCGGACGGCAGGTGCACGTGTGGACGGTCAACGATGCCGAGCAGATGCGGCACCTGCTCGACCTGGGGGTCGACGGCATCGTCACCGACCGCGCCGACCTGCTCAAGGACGTCCTCGAGGCCCGTGGGGCGTGGTGA
- the aroC gene encoding chorismate synthase, translated as MLRWLTSGESHGPSLVGVIEGLPAGVELTTADIQAALARRRLGYGRGARMKFEQDEVRVLGGLRHGVTQGGPLAIEIGNTEWPKWVDVMAPDPVAADALHVDAGTGDAREVARNKKLTRPRPGHADLVGMRKYSFDDARPVLERASARETATRVALGTAAARFLEQVAGVRLVSHVVAIGQAEVPEGAALPAPSDVERLDADPVRCFDAAASGAMVAEIDAAHKDGDTLGGVVEVLAYGVPTGLGSYVQGDRRLDARLAGALMGIQAIKGVEVGDGFRTARRRGSVAHDEIVRGADGRVERLSNRAGGIEGGMSNGEVLRVRAAMKPISTVPRALRTIDTATGEAATANHQRSDVCAVPPAAVVAEAMVALVLAQAVVEKFGGDSVAEVRRNAEAYLAAIPETLR; from the coding sequence ATGCTGCGCTGGTTGACGTCGGGGGAGTCGCACGGTCCGTCCCTGGTGGGGGTGATCGAGGGTCTGCCCGCCGGGGTCGAGCTGACGACGGCCGACATCCAGGCCGCCCTGGCCCGTCGCCGGCTCGGCTACGGCCGCGGCGCCCGCATGAAGTTCGAGCAGGACGAGGTGCGCGTGCTCGGCGGTCTGCGCCACGGGGTGACGCAGGGTGGGCCGCTCGCGATCGAGATCGGCAACACCGAGTGGCCCAAGTGGGTCGACGTCATGGCGCCCGACCCTGTCGCAGCGGACGCGCTGCACGTCGACGCCGGTACCGGTGACGCACGCGAGGTGGCGCGCAACAAGAAGCTCACCCGGCCCCGCCCGGGGCACGCCGACCTGGTCGGCATGCGCAAGTACAGCTTCGACGACGCACGCCCCGTCCTGGAGCGGGCCAGCGCCCGCGAGACGGCCACGCGGGTCGCGCTCGGCACGGCGGCCGCACGGTTCCTGGAGCAGGTGGCCGGGGTGCGGCTGGTGTCGCACGTCGTGGCCATCGGGCAGGCCGAGGTGCCCGAGGGCGCCGCGCTGCCCGCGCCGTCGGACGTCGAGCGGCTCGACGCCGACCCGGTGCGCTGCTTCGACGCCGCGGCGAGCGGCGCGATGGTCGCCGAGATCGACGCGGCCCACAAGGACGGCGACACGCTCGGCGGCGTCGTCGAGGTGCTCGCGTACGGCGTTCCCACCGGCCTGGGCAGCTACGTGCAGGGCGACCGCCGCCTGGACGCGCGCCTGGCGGGGGCGCTCATGGGCATCCAGGCGATCAAGGGCGTCGAGGTCGGCGACGGCTTCCGCACGGCCCGCCGGCGCGGTTCGGTGGCGCACGACGAGATCGTGCGCGGCGCCGACGGGCGTGTCGAGCGCCTGAGCAACCGGGCGGGGGGCATCGAGGGCGGCATGTCGAACGGCGAGGTGCTGCGGGTGCGCGCCGCGATGAAGCCCATCAGCACCGTGCCGCGCGCGCTGCGCACCATCGACACCGCGACGGGTGAGGCAGCCACCGCGAACCACCAGCGTTCGGACGTGTGCGCGGTGCCTCCGGCGGCCGTGGTGGCCGAGGCGATGGTCGCGCTCGTGCTCGCACAGGCCGTCGTCGAGAAGTTCGGCGGCGACTCGGTGGCCGAGGTGCGGCGCAACGCCGAGGCGTACCTGGCGGCCATCCCGGAGACGCTGCGGTGA
- a CDS encoding DJ-1/PfpI family protein, translating to MTTRRIDVVLFDGFELLDVFGPVQLWSVLGDAVDVALVGPARGPVRSSQGTRVEVTTAYADAPPPDVVLVPGGAGTRALVHDAGFLAWLARWSADASLVTSVCTGSAVLAAAGLLDGYRATSNKYAFGWASTHGDDVAWVPQARWVEDRDRWTSSGVAAGMDMTVALIRHLFGPQAAEAAATFTELDVHRDPGWDPFASRHGLV from the coding sequence GTGACCACCAGGCGCATCGACGTCGTGCTCTTCGACGGGTTCGAGCTGCTCGACGTCTTCGGCCCCGTCCAGCTCTGGAGCGTGCTGGGCGACGCGGTCGACGTCGCCCTCGTCGGGCCTGCGCGCGGGCCGGTGCGCAGCTCCCAGGGCACGCGCGTCGAGGTCACGACCGCCTACGCCGACGCGCCGCCGCCCGACGTCGTGCTCGTGCCCGGCGGGGCCGGCACGCGGGCGCTCGTGCACGACGCCGGCTTCCTCGCGTGGCTCGCCCGGTGGAGCGCCGACGCATCGCTCGTGACGTCGGTGTGCACCGGCTCGGCCGTGCTCGCCGCCGCCGGACTGCTCGACGGGTACCGGGCGACGTCGAACAAGTACGCGTTCGGGTGGGCGAGCACGCACGGCGACGACGTGGCCTGGGTGCCGCAGGCGCGCTGGGTCGAGGACCGTGACCGCTGGACGTCGTCGGGCGTCGCCGCGGGCATGGACATGACCGTGGCCCTGATCCGGCACCTGTTCGGCCCGCAGGCGGCCGAGGCCGCGGCGACGTTCACCGAGCTGGACGTGCATCGCGACCCGGGCTGGGACCCGTTCGCGTCGCGCCACGGTCTCGTCTGA